A single window of Malus sylvestris chromosome 5, drMalSylv7.2, whole genome shotgun sequence DNA harbors:
- the LOC126622969 gene encoding probable serine/threonine-protein kinase PBL23 has protein sequence EEREESVRKARIRRQYSSGLKRLTSLIATFSVKSGSNECRNLQKEILKTGHAKKVAQLFTYEELAAATDNFNPDSLLGEGGFGKVYRGYLDSINQIVAVKKLDRKGLQGSREFCSEVIMLSLVQHANLVNLIGYCAEGDQRMLVYEFMVNGSLENHLLSMHKNYLDLEFFCSYEDVYLNMEPLDWYTRMKIAEGAAKGLEYLHETANPPVIYRDFKASNIILDEKFCPKLSDFGLAKLGPTGDKDHVTTRVMGTYGYCAPEYASTGQLTTRSDVYSFGVVLLELITGRRAIDERRPVGQQILVSWVCEHSSSSKSLYQAKPMLKDRKRYASMADPLLRGRFPAKGLNQAVAIAAMCLNEEADCRPSMGDVVTALGHLSLQEYDGEGAKGASRNRGRHVESIRRAREDKEL, from the exons GAGGAGCGGGAAGAATCTGTGAGGAAGGCCAGAATAAGAAGGCAATACTCGAGTGGTTTGAAGAGATTGACCTCACTTATAGCAACTTTTTCGGTTAAGTCAG GTAGCAACGAATGCAGGAATTTACAGAAGGAGATACTCAAGACGGGACACGCGAAAAAAGTTGCTCAGCTTTTTACGTACGAGGAACTAGCTGCTGCAACTGATAACTTCAATCCTGATTCTCTGCTGGGTGAAGGTGGATTTGGGAAGGTGTACAGAGGTTACTTGGACAGCATTAACCAA ATTGTGGCAGTGAAGAAACTTGACAGGAAGGGATTGCAAGGGAGCAGAGAGTTTTGTTCTGAAGTTATCATGTTGAGTTTGGTTCAACACGCGAACCTCGTCAATCTTATTGGCTATTGTGCAGAAGGAGACCAGAGAATGTTAGTGTATGAATTCATGGTCAATGGATCTTTGGAGAATCACCTTCTAAGTATGCACAAAAATTATTTGGATCTTGAATTTTTTTGCTCTTATG aagatGTATATTTGAATATGGAGCCTCTTGATTGGTATACGAGGATGAAAATAGCTGAAGGAGCAGCTAAAGGGCTCGAGTACCTTCATGAGACTGCCAATCCGCCAGTGATTTACCgtgacttcaaagcttcaaacaTTATACTAGACGAAAAATTCTGTCCTAAGCTTTCTGATTTTGGACTTGCTAAGTTAGGTCCAACCGGAGACAAGGACCATGTGACTACTAGAGTGATGGGGACTTATGGCTATTGTGCACCAGAGTATGCTTCAACAGGACAGCTGACAACTAGGTCTGATGTCTACAGCTTTGGCGTTGTGCTTCTCGAGTTGATCACAGGACGGAGAGCTATTGATGAGCGAAGACCGGTTGGACAGCAGATCCTAGTCAGTTGGGTATGTGAACATTCATCAAGTAGCAAAAGCCTTTACCAA GCAAAGCCAATGCTTAAGGACAGAAAGAGATACGCATCGATGGCTGACCCGTTGCTTCGAGGCAGATTTCCGGCAAAGGGTCTGAACCAAGCTGTTGCAATTGCTGCAATGTGTCTGAATGAGGAAGCTGATTGCCGGCCTTCGATGGGTGACGTTGTGACCGCTCTCGGGCACCTATCGTTGCAAGAATACGATGGAGAAGGTGCCAAGGGTGCATCGAGAAACAGAGGCCGGCACGTTGAGTCAATAAGAAGAGCAAGGGAAGACAAAGAGCTATAG